A window of Saccharomyces eubayanus strain FM1318 chromosome XII, whole genome shotgun sequence contains these coding sequences:
- the UTP13 gene encoding U3 snoRNA-associated protein UTP13, translating into MDLKSSYKGVSLNPIYAGSSAVATISEDGKILATPILDEINIIDLTADSRKILHKISNEDEQEITALQLTPDGQYLTYVSQAQLLKIFQLKTGKVVRSMKISSPSYILDTDSTSTLLAVGGTDGSIIVVDIENGYITHSLKGHGGTISSLKFYGQLDSKVWLLASGDTNGMVKVWDLVKRKCLHTLQEHTSAVRGLDITEVENSDGPSHLKLISGGRDDIINFWDFDMKKKCKLIKTLPVNQQVESCGFLSTRNGKHIIYTAGGDAIFQLIDLESGAMLKRTNKPIEELFIIGVLPIMSDSKMFLVMSDQTLQLINVEEALESKEEIIQAESSIAGNHGIIADMRFVGPELNKLALATNSPSLRIIPIPDLTSTDTSLPLDVEIYEGHEDLLNSLDATEDGLWIATASKDNSAIVWKYNKDTSKFDIYAKYIGHSSAVTAVGLPNVMPKGYPEFLLTASNDLTIKKWKIPKPTPITDVQIVKVSEYTRHAHEKDINALSVSPNDSIFATASYDKTCKIWNLENGELEATLANHKRGLWDVSFCQYDKLLATCSGDKTVKIWSLDTFSVMKTLEGHTNAVQRCSFINKQKQLVSCGADGLIKIWDCYSGECLKTLDGHNNRLWALNTMDDGDMIVSADADGIFQFWKDCSEQEKEEELEKSKIQVEQEQSLQNYMSQGDWTNAFLLAMSLDHPMRLFNVLKKSLGEARSKQGGKEIDPKVIFNEELDHAISTLSDEQLMLLMKRCRDWNTNARTHAIAQRTIRCVLMYHNIAKLSEIPGMVKIVDAIVPYTQRHFTRVDNLVEQSYILDYALVEMDKLF; encoded by the coding sequence ATGGATTTGAAAAGCTCATATAAAGGCGTTTCATTGAACCCCATTTATGCAGGGAGTAGTGCAGTTGCCACAATTTCAGAAGATGGTAAAATACTGGCTACGCCAATTTTAGACGAAATAAACATAATCGATTTGACCGCAGATTCTAGGAAGATTCTACACAAGATTTCCAATGAAGATGAGCAAGAAATTACTGCATTGCAACTTACACCAGATGGGCAATATCTTACATACGTATCACAAGCtcaacttttgaaaatatttcaacTAAAGACTGGGAAAGTTGTCAGATCTATGAAAATATCTTCCCCATCATATATCCTAGACACTGATTCCACCTCAACACTTTTGGCAGTCGGTGGGACTGACGGTAGTATTATTGTTGTGGACATTGAAAATGGATACATCACTCATTCATTAAAAGGTCATGGTGGTACTATCTCTAGCTTAAAATTTTATGGGCAGTTGGATAGCAAAGTATGGTTATTAGCATCTGGTGATACTAATGGTATGGTTAAAGTTTGGGATCTCGTTAAAAGAAAGTGCCTACACACACTGCAAGAACATACTTCTGCAGTGAGAGGGTTGGATATTACTGAGGTAGAAAATAGCGATGGACCTAGCCATCTGAAATTAATCTCTGGTGGTAGAGACGATATTATCAACTTTTGGGATTTTgatatgaaaaagaaatgtaaATTAATCAAAACTCTTCCAGTAAATCAACAAGTAGAATCATGTGGATTCTTGAGCACTCGTAACGGCAAACACATTATCTATACAGCTGGTGGTGACGCCATATTTCAGCTAATTGACCTCGAATCTGGTGCTATGCTTAAAAGAACTAATAAACCTATAGAAGAGCTTTTTATTATAGGCGTACTTCCAATAATGAGTGATTCCAAGATGTTTTTGGTAATGTCTGACCAAACATTACAACTAATAAACGTTGAAGAAGCTTTAGAGagtaaagaagaaataattCAGGCTGAGTCAAGCATTGCTGGTAACCACGGTATTATTGCTGATATGAGGTTTGTTGGGCCAGAGCTAAACAAATTGGCATTGGCTACCAATTCTCCTTCATTAAGAATAATACCAATTCCAGATTTGACAAGCACCGATACCTCATTACCTTTGGATGTTGAAATTTATGAAGGTCATGAAGATCTACTAAACTCACTAGATGCCACTGAAGATGGGCTATGGATTGCCACTGCATCTAAGGATAATTCAGCTATTGTTTGGAAATATAATAAAGACACCAGCAAATTTGACATCTATGCTAAGTATATTGGCCATTCCTCCGCTGTTACGGCAGTCGGATTACCGAACGTAATGCCAAAGGGATACCCTGAGTTTTTATTGACAGCATCCAATGACTTAACtatcaagaaatggaaaattcCAAAACCAACCCCTATTACTGACGTACAGATTGTCAAGGTATCAGAGTATACCCGTCATGCCCATGAAAAGGACATAAACGCATTATCAGTCTCTCCCAATGATTCTATTTTTGCAACGGCCTCATATGATAAGACTTGTAAAATTTGGAATCTAGAAAATGGTGAGTTGGAAGCCACACTAGCCAACCACAAACGTGGGCTATGGGATGTTTCGTTTTGCCAATATGACAAGTTACTAGCAACGTGCTCTGGTGACAAAACTGTCAAGATATGGTCATTGGATACTTTTAGTGTTATGAAGACCTTAGAAGGTCATACTAATGCCGTTCAAAGGTGCTCCTTTattaataaacaaaagcaacTAGTAAGTTGTGGCGCTGACGGCTTAATCAAAATATGGGATTGCTACAGTGGGGAATGTCTAAAGACTTTGGATGGGCACAACAACAGATTATGGGCTTTGAATACTATGGACGATGGTGATATGATCGTGAGTGCCGACGCCGATggtattttccaattctgGAAAGATTGTagtgaacaagaaaaagaagaagagctagaaaagagcaaaatACAAGTCGAACAAGAACAGTCGCTGCAAAATTATATGAGTCAAGGTGACTGGACAAATGCATTTCTGTTGGCAATGTCTTTGGATCACCCAATGAGGCTGTTCAACGTTTTAAAGAAATCACTTGGCGAAGCAAGATCCAAGCAAGGtggtaaagaaattgacCCAAAGGTGATTTTCAATGAAGAGTTAGACCATGCAATTTCTACTTTAAGCGACGAGCAGTTAATGTTGCTAATGAAAAGATGTAGAGATTGGAATACGAATGCTAGGACCCATGCTATAGCACAAAGAACTATAAGGTGCGTTTTGATGTATCATAATATAGCAAAATTAAGCGAAATACCAGGTATGGTGAAAATAGTTGATGCCATAGTTCCATACACACAAAGACATTTCACAAGAGTGGATAATTTAGTCGAACAGAGTTATATATTAGATTATGCATTGGTGGAAATGGACAagcttttttga
- the CPR6 gene encoding peptidylprolyl isomerase CPR6 yields the protein MTRPKAFFDISIGGKPQGRIVFELYNDIVPKTADNFLKLCKGDAGMAKTKPDVPLSYKGSIFHRVIKEFMCQFGDFTNFDGTGGESIYGEKFEDENFAVKHDKPFLLSMANAGPNTNGSQAFITCVPTPHLDGKHVVFGEVIQGKRLVRLIEGQQCDQENNKPMRDVKIDDCGVLPEDYQVPADAEATPTDQYGDNYEDFLKQDEKVDLTKFDTVLKAIETVKNIGTEQFKKQNYSVALEKYAKCDKFLKEYFPEDLPKEQIETINQLKVSVPLNISICALKLKDYKHVLVAASEVLYAEAADEKAKAKALYRRGLAYFHVNDTDMALSDLEMATTFQQNDAAILKAIDDTKLKRKQQNEKQKKSLSKMFS from the coding sequence ATGACTAGACCAAAGGCTTTTTTCGACATTTCCATTGGAGGCAAACCTCAGGGCCGTATAGTCTTTGAGCTGTACAATGACATTGTGCCCAAAACGGCTGACAATTTCCTGAAATTGTGTAAAGGTGACGCTGGTATGGCCAAGACCAAGCCCGACGTGCCATTATCGTACAAGGGCTCCATCTTCCATAGAGTAATCAAAGAGTTTATGTGCCAGTTTGGCGACTTCACCAATTTCGACGGTACTGGTGGTGAGAGCATATatggtgaaaaattcgaAGACGAAAACTTCGCTGTTAAACACGACAAACCGTTCCTTCTATCCATGGCTAATGCCGGTCCAAACACCAATGGGTCACAGGCTTTCATAACCTGTGTTCCAACACCTCACTTGGACGGGAAGCATGTTGTGTTTGGTGAAGTTATTCAAGGTAAAAGACTTGTCCGCTTGATTGAAGGCCAACAATgtgatcaagaaaataacaaGCCAATGCGTGACGTAAAGATCGATGACTGTGGTGTGCTGCCAGAAGATTACCAGGTACCGGCGGACGCGGAAGCCACCCCAACAGACCAGTACGGTGACAATTATGAGGATTTTTTAAAGCAAGACGAAAAAGTGGACTTGACTAAATTCGATACCGTTTTGAAAGCAATCGAAACAGTAAAGAATATTGGTACCGAGCAGTTTAAGAAGCAAAACTATTCAGTGGCCTTGGAGAAATATGCCAAATGCgacaaatttttgaaagagtaTTTCCCAGAAGATTTACCAAAGgaacaaattgaaacaaTCAATCAGCTGAAAGTTTCCGTACCTTTAAACATCTCTATATGTGCTTTGAAACTAAAGGATTATAAGCATGTACTAGTGGCTGCATCAGAGGTGTTATACGCAGAAGCGGCTGACGAAAAGGCCAAAGCCAAGGCTCTGTACCGTCGTGGACTGGCTTACTTCCACGTCAATGACACCGATATGGCGCTTAGTGACCTCGAAATGGCAACCACTTTCCAACAAAATGATGCCGCCATCTTGAAAGCCATTGACGACACCaaattgaagaggaagcaacaaaacgaaaagcaaaagaaatctCTTTCGAAGATGTTCTCCTGA
- the RSA3 gene encoding Rsa3p produces MSAGDISAIKTKSTKKNRRRKKRRTADVSSSSDSSSDSSSFSENEVEEVTKETAKEAITEDSNTHQGLSKSKNEDEDKDVEMEVSDVELSDEEKGEDLNLNSKEIIDDSTKISLSKLSEPSRSQNKDNFLNASKIAENIKFARSEYNGLAENFTPRGKEKSKLREEYLNLLFTNYGDDINRLRSAPDFTNKSLSILADVLEEGIGMFDIGELESILKNKEMEK; encoded by the coding sequence ATGTCGGCAGGTGATATATCAGCTATAAAAACCAAATctaccaaaaaaaacagaaggagaaagaagagaagaacaGCTGAtgtttcatcatcatcagattcatcatcagaCTCATCGTCATTTtctgaaaatgaagtaGAAGAAGTTACTAAAGAAACTGCTAAGGAGGCCATCACTGAAGATAGTAATACCCACCAGGGTCTTTCTAAGAGTAAAAATGAGGACGAAGATAAAGACGTTGAAATGGAAGTTTCTGATGTCGAGCTatcagatgaagaaaaaggcgAAGATTTAAACCTAAACTCcaaagaaataatagaTGATTCCACTAAAATCTCTTTAAGCAAACTTTCAGAACCCTCAAGATCTCAAAATAAAgacaatttcttgaatgcATCGAAAATTGCtgaaaacatcaaattTGCAAGAAGCGAATATAACGGATTGGCGGAAAATTTCACACCAAGagggaaagaaaagagtaaaCTAAGAGAAGAATATCTAAACCTACTTTTTACAAACTACGGTGATGACATCAATCGTCTTAGATCGGCACCTGATTTTACGAATAAATCGCTATCCATCTTGGCGGATGTTCTGGAGGAAGGCATAGGAATGTTTGACATTGGAGAACTAGAATCGATcctgaaaaataaagaaatggagAAGTAG
- the MSC3 gene encoding Msc3p — MVFGFAKRDRRVPDLSRYDYYYQNQEDYNKSPQLSAAAASAASAASPDQASYSRSHSLAARAPPISKQRNSVKGPGRRLSTSSAVPQSAKGTAKPHPQKTYSLRSQRSGDYHLQRPNNANNGSRINSMTSGANVRRNLGSKNKSTGSKSDSRANSITVKTTQVTDPSGRTQSITKKTIKKINGYEYVETTTTTKNLVPLGDSQRHFDEFSGNYMLQDDDIGEEQNADNIHDIMEENETENENSYSPADKNHLQGDSELNLEKSDFPPGSYFHHKYSTDVMPLEEESSLSNFSDALDYIPPTGQPNNKYIHKKRKPTSTARKQKHPAVTNTEPKVKKPLTEAEMYVKALEVAKRNVYHTDVPSNNVPIPIGGTKQRKSRMGEKMTLRGGSDAPTTAAKSNTEAQSKKFTSTLLHRSDKNEPNEGRNHSLMSYSKSEQPSEPLSESKYANTGLTDEEMYAQALKIAQARYYNSHGIQPDTISTTDNSNAAVKPIQNSVDYSVHPENVVSNKQTYTGEPQLPVHSEVHEYETVPLQKTKTGGSSKNKFKSMFGKVLQFSQENYGYQNKKDQGQRVPADDTTEESFQAASPMDGVLAAGSYSNNGMTTSSTTDGSLAPHQQQTESALSSSNGLSQSNIHPPVASATTRTKTTEQQETVRSSSSLLQDQTPQRQENATDPTTATTTTTTTITNEMSIAEPPTSLAIPAETPVVSQPTIVTATNTTKTVQAQAPPTKHKKSSFFTKLFKKKSRR; from the coding sequence ATGGTATTTGGATTTGCAAAGAGGGATAGGAGGGTGCCTGACCTATCCAGGTATGACTACTATTACCAGAACCAAGAAGATTACAACAAGAGTCCTCAATTatctgctgctgctgcttctgCTGCTTCTGCCGCGTCACCGGATCAAGCCAGTTATTCAAGGTCGCATTCGTTGGCTGCTCGTGCTCCACCGATATCGAAACAGAGGAACTCGGTGAAAGGTCCAGGGAGGCGGCTCTCAACATCTTCTGCTGTCCCACAATCAGCCAAGGGGACGGCTAAGCCTCATCCGCAAAAGACGTACTCTCTAAGATCACAGAGGAGTGGGGACTATCATTTGCAGCGGCCCAATAATGCCAATAATGGGAGCCGCATAAACTCGATGACGTCGGGTGCCAATGTCAGAAGAAACCTTGGCAGCAAGAACAAGTCTACAGGCAGCAAAAGCGATTCTAGAGCCAATTCCATCACTGTGAAAACAACCCAGGTCACAGACCCCTCAGGAAGGACTCAATCAATCACGAAAAAGACAATTAAGAAAATCAATGGTTACGAGTATGTCGAAACTACAACTACGACTAAGAATCTAGTTCCATTGGGCGATTCACAACGCCATTTCGATGAATTTAGTGGGAATTACATGTTGCAAGATGACGACATCGGAGAGGAACAAAATGCCGATAATATTCACGACATAATGGAGGAAAAcgaaacagaaaatgagAATTCATACTCTCCGGCAGACAAAAACCATTTGCAAGGTGACTCTGAGCTaaacttggaaaaatcTGATTTTCCGCCTGGGTCTTATTTCCACCATAAGTATTCAACAGACGTTATGCctctagaagaagaaagcagTTTGTCTAATTTCAGTGACGCACTAGATTATATTCCCCCCACAGGCCAACccaataataaatatattcataaaaaaagaaaaccaacGTCGACAGcaagaaaacagaaacaTCCTGCTGTGACCAATACGGAGCCAAAGGTTAAGAAACCATTAACCGAAGCAGAAATGTACGTAAAGGCCCTCGAAGTCGCTAAAAGAAACGTCTATCACACGGATGTACCTTCAAATAATGTTCCAATTCCAATTGGGGGTACcaaacaaaggaaaagcaGAATGGGCGAAAAAATGACTTTAAGAGGCGGCAGTGATGCTCCAACCACTGCTGCAAAGTCTAATACCGAGGCTCAATctaaaaaatttaccaGTACTTTGCTTCATAGAAGCGATAAAAATGAACCGAATGAAGGGCGCAACCACTCACTGATGTCGTATTCCAAATCGGAACAACCATCAGAGCCTTTATCAGAGTCTAAGTACGCAAACACAGGGCTGactgatgaagaaatgtACGCTCAAGCTTTGAAGATTGCACAAGCTAGATATTACAATTCTCATGGCATTCAACCTGACACTATCAGCACTACCGATAACAGCAATGCTGCAGTCAAGCCCATCCAGAACAGTGTTGATTATTCTGTACATCCTGAAAACGTTGTGTCTAACAAACAAACTTATACAGGGGAGCCACAACTTCCAGTACACAGCGAAGTGCATGAATACGAGACGGTTCCCCTgcaaaaaacgaaaacaggcggttcttccaaaaacaaGTTCAAGAGCATGTTTGGTAAGGTGCTCCAGTTTTCACAAGAAAATTATGGTTACCAAAACAAGAAGGACCAAGGACAACGTGTCCCGGCGGACGATACCACCGAAGAAAGCTTCCAGGCTGCCTCACCCATGGACGGTGTCCTCGCCGCCGGATCCTATTCAAATAACGGTATGACAACAAGTTCAACCACCGATGGTTCCCTCGCACCtcatcaacaacaaaccGAGTCCGCTCTTTCGTCCTCAAATGGGCTAAGCCAGAGCAACATACACCCTCCGGTAGCGTCTGCCACCACGAGAACAAAGACTActgaacaacaagaaaccGTGAGGTCTTCCTCCTCGCTTTTACAGGACCAAACCCCACAGCGTCAAGAAAACGCTACCGATCCGACAACAGCTACAACCACCACAACCACCACGATAACGAACGAAATGTCCATCGCTGAACCACCCACATCACTCGCCATACCCGCTGAAACACCCGTTGTCTCCCAACCAACAATAGTCACTGCAACAAATACCACTAAGACGGTACAAGCTCAAGCCCCTCCCACAAAGCACAAAAAGTCCAGTTTTTTCACTAAACTgtttaagaaaaagagcaGACGTTAA
- the CDC123 gene encoding cell proliferation protein CDC123, whose protein sequence is MPPQEYAIFTDIPVTKAQVEHCSYSSWSTLFPKYVPKSKIIKSLPKKFIQYLEQDGIKLPQEENSRSVYTEEIIRNEDNEYSDWEDDEDTATEFVQEVEPLVDFPDLHQQLKDAMSELGAVAPKLNWSAPRDATWILPNNTMKCYEVNELYLLLNASNYIMHDLQRAFEGCVDGDDVRNLKFDLVLRQWCDINPALEFRVFVRDAHVVGASQRDLNYYEYLDELSDTFKDLIDELVHDVILPKFSDKSFVLDVYIPRPFNKIFIIDINPFARKTDSLLFSWNEIATIVPSTDGRNDEDYELRLVTRHNTGRFASKEHSENHVPQDLVEAGLDPEAIRELTQKWRELLNQQTQEESSGSEDEA, encoded by the coding sequence ATGCCCCCACAAGAATACGCTATTTTTACAGATATACCAGTGACAAAAGCGCAGGTCGAACACTGTTCTTACTCATCGTGGTCTACATTATTTCCTAAATACGTACCGAAATctaaaataataaaatcattaccaaagaaattcaTTCAGTATTTAGAACAAGATGGCATCAAGCTACCCCAAGAGGAAAACTCGAGGTCGGTTTATACTGAGGAAATAATAAGGAACGAAGATAATGAATACAGTGACTGGGAAGACGATGAGGATACCGCCACGGAATTTGTCCAGGAAGTGGAACCGTTAGTAGATTTCCCGGATTTACACCAGCAGCTGAAGGATGCTATGAGCGAACTTGGCGCGGTTGCTCCCAAGTTGAATTGGTCAGCACCAAGAGATGCTACGTGGATCTTGCCTAACAATACTATGAAATGCTACGAAGTAAATGAACTATACCTTCTATTGAATGCTTCGAACTATATAATGCATGACCTTCAAAGAGCATTTGAAGGCTGCGTAGACGGCGATGACGTAAGGAACTTGAAGTTTGACTTGGTACTCAGACAATGGTGCGACATCAACCCTGCGCTCGAATTTAGAGTCTTCGTTAGAGATGCCCATGTCGTCGGAGCCTCTCAACGCGATTTGAATTACTATGAATACTTGGATGAACTGTCGGACACCTTCAAGGACCTTATTGACGAATTGGTACACGATGTCATCCTACCAAAATTCTCTGACAAAAGTTTTGTGCTAGATGTATATATTCCAAGACCcttcaacaaaattttcatcattgatATAAATCCATTTGCCAGGAAGACAGACTCCCTGCTGTTTTCATGGAACGAAATTGCTACAATAGTGCCTTCGACAGATGGCAGAAATGACGAGGATTATGAATTGAGATTGGTAACGAGGCATAACACTGGTAGGTTTGCTTCCAAGGAACACTCCGAAAATCACGTCCCGCAAGATCTCGTGGAGGCCGGTCTAGACCCCGAAGCAATCCGAGAGCTTACGCAGAAATGGAGAGAGTTACTCAATCAACAAactcaagaagaaagtagTGGTAGCGAGGATGAAGCGTAA
- the CCC1 gene encoding Ccc1p, with amino-acid sequence MSIVALKNAVVTLIQKSKGGAENSDSRGSESTPLLAGSNNNSTRLDNSSSSSSDIIYGRNATQDLENSPGSIGKDNRNEDDSSDNEKANLGFFQSVDPRVISDLIIGLSDGLTVPFALTAGLSSLGDAKLVITGGFAELISGAISMGLGGYLGAKSESDYYHAEVKKEKRKFYDNSNLINREIEDILLEINPNFSDETIVSFIKDLQRTPELMVDFIIRYGRGLDEPAENRELISAVTIGGGYLIGGLVPLLPYFFVSDVGTGLIYSIIVMVITLFCFGYLKTKLSMGSSSSTSKKVTEGVEMVAVGGVAAGAAWFFVKLLG; translated from the coding sequence ATGTCCATAGTAGCACTGAAGAACGCAGTGGTGACCCTCATACAGAAATCAAAAGGTGGCGCCGAAAACTCGGACTCCAGGGGATCTGAATCGACTCCCTTGCTAGCAGGcagcaataacaatagtaCAAGACTTGATAATTCTTCCTCGTCCAGTTCGGATATTATCTATGGTAGAAATGCGACACAGGATCTGGAAAACTCGCCCGGTTCGATAGGGAAAGATAACAGgaatgaagatgatagCTCGGATAACGAAAAGGCGAACCTGGGGTTCTTCCAGTCGGTAGACCCTCGTGTTATTAGTGATTTGATTATTGGGCTGAGCGATGGTTTGACCGTCCCCTTTGCCCTGACTGCTGGTTTATCTTCCCTTGGTGATGCAAAATTGGTTATCACTGGTGGGTTTGCCGAGTTGATCTCGGGTGCTATTTCTATGGGTCTTGGTGGTTACCTAGGTGCTAAAAGTGAATCTGATTATTATCATGCAGAAGtaaaaaaggagaaaaggaaattttaTGATAACTCCAACCTGATTAACAGAGAAATCGAAGACATCCTACTGGAAATCAACcctaatttttcagatgaaACAATCGTCTCATTCATCAAAGACTTACAAAGGACGCCGGAATTAATGGTGGACTTCATTATCAGATACGGAAGAGGTTTAGACGAACCTGCTGAAAATAGAGAACTTATCAGTGCCGTCACGATTGGTGGTGGTTACCTAATTGGTGGGCTAGTACCACTACTACCATATTTCTTTGTGTCAGACGTAGGCACGGGTCTGATTTACTCAATTATAGTGATGGTTATAACGTTATTCTGCTTTGGTTATCTGAAGACAAAATTATCCATGGGTAGTAGTAGTTCGACATCCAAGAAAGTCACAGAAGGTGTCGAAATGGTCGCTGTCGGTGGTGTAGCAGCAGGTGCCGCGTGGTTCTTCGTTAAATTACTTGGTTGA